In a genomic window of Acidilobus saccharovorans 345-15:
- a CDS encoding replication factor C large subunit, producing the protein MSLQQRIPWIIKYRPKSVNDVVDQEEAKSQFLTWLEAWLKGRPPEKRAALLYGPPGVGKTSLVEAAAHDYKLEVLELNASDYRRAEDIRRTVGVAAFRRPLTGRLMIILMDEVDGISAKGDAGGLDELLRIIPNAQNPIVLTANDPWKDQLRPLREVTLMIEFKNLSTGNVVSLLQNICDREHIECDREALRYIADKNAGDVRACVNDLEAVAEGYGKVTMELARALVRGRDKSIDLWRTLNDVFYAKAGWMAKKAVTNSEEDYETIMAWLNDNIQNKYGDPEDAFRAWDALSRASLFLSRAKAGNWDFLSYVFDLMGPGVAMARQVEQSPLRNRYQYPSRITLMAKLKDIRSVRDSIAERLASRLHISTSTFKEDVLPYLFIIFRQGDLNMAGGLVVGYGLTESEVQYLAGPRSRDVLKSADAVREALRKGSEVKAAEGKGPQGQPRQAERGSKGQLTLDMFGLGSSSPRPSDDKGKRGRTRK; encoded by the coding sequence ATGAGCCTTCAGCAGCGAATTCCATGGATAATAAAGTACAGGCCCAAGAGCGTCAACGATGTAGTAGACCAGGAGGAGGCTAAGAGCCAGTTCCTCACCTGGCTCGAGGCGTGGCTCAAGGGGAGGCCCCCAGAGAAGAGGGCGGCCCTGCTTTATGGCCCCCCGGGCGTCGGAAAGACTAGCCTTGTTGAGGCGGCGGCGCATGACTATAAGCTTGAGGTGCTGGAGCTGAACGCCAGCGACTACAGGAGGGCCGAGGACATAAGGAGAACTGTTGGCGTTGCCGCCTTCAGGAGGCCCCTGACCGGGAGACTAATGATAATACTCATGGACGAGGTTGATGGCATAAGCGCCAAGGGGGACGCCGGAGGCCTTGACGAGCTTCTAAGGATAATACCAAATGCGCAGAACCCCATAGTGCTTACCGCGAACGACCCGTGGAAGGACCAGCTCAGGCCCCTAAGGGAAGTGACGCTCATGATAGAGTTCAAGAACCTCTCCACTGGCAACGTAGTATCGCTTCTCCAGAACATATGCGACAGGGAGCACATAGAGTGTGACCGCGAGGCGCTGAGGTACATAGCCGACAAGAACGCGGGGGACGTGAGGGCCTGCGTCAACGACCTTGAGGCTGTCGCAGAGGGCTATGGGAAGGTCACTATGGAGCTTGCCAGGGCCCTCGTCAGGGGGAGGGACAAGAGCATCGACCTCTGGAGGACCCTTAATGACGTCTTTTATGCCAAGGCCGGGTGGATGGCCAAGAAGGCCGTGACCAACTCTGAGGAGGACTATGAGACCATTATGGCCTGGCTTAACGACAACATTCAAAATAAGTACGGGGACCCGGAGGATGCATTCAGGGCCTGGGACGCCCTCTCGAGGGCAAGCCTCTTCCTCTCCAGGGCTAAGGCCGGCAACTGGGACTTCCTCTCGTATGTCTTTGACCTGATGGGGCCGGGCGTCGCGATGGCGAGACAGGTGGAGCAGTCGCCCCTGAGGAACAGGTATCAGTACCCATCGAGGATAACGCTTATGGCTAAGCTTAAGGACATCAGGAGCGTTAGGGACTCCATAGCAGAGAGGTTAGCCTCAAGGCTCCACATATCAACGTCTACGTTTAAGGAGGACGTCCTACCTTACCTCTTCATAATATTTAGGCAGGGGGACCTGAACATGGCCGGAGGCCTCGTGGTGGGCTACGGCCTAACAGAGTCCGAAGTGCAGTACCTGGCTGGCCCCAGGAGCAGGGACGTGCTGAAGTCAGCCGATGCGGTCCGCGAAGCTCTCAGGAAGGGCTCTGAGGTAAAGGCAGCCGAGGGGAAGGGGCCCCAGGGCCAGCCAAGGCAGGCCGAGAGAGGCAGTAAAGGCCAGCTGACGCTTGACATGTTTGGGTTGGGTTCAAGTTCCCCCAGACCCTCGGACGATAAAGGCAAGAGGGGAAGGACCCGTAAGTGA
- a CDS encoding peroxiredoxin, with protein sequence MIEVGSPAPDFTANAYFPAENRVGKLSLHDFKGKWVVLTFHPGDFTFVCATDLEAFQAYYDKFKANNAEVLAVSTDSVYSHKVWVETSPRVKGVKFPLVEDINKQISTAYGFLNTATGMTRRGTVIIDPDGIVQYISVFNDRLGKDVPHIYNAFINLKYLYEHPPTPTEFDIVSANKGEGSQVLHIRIPDSIGKL encoded by the coding sequence ATGATAGAGGTTGGTTCACCTGCGCCTGACTTCACGGCAAACGCCTACTTCCCTGCAGAGAACAGGGTTGGCAAGCTGAGCCTACATGACTTCAAGGGCAAGTGGGTCGTTTTAACGTTCCATCCAGGCGACTTCACTTTTGTCTGCGCCACGGACCTTGAGGCCTTCCAGGCGTACTACGATAAGTTCAAGGCTAACAACGCCGAGGTCCTAGCGGTCAGCACCGACAGCGTCTACTCGCACAAGGTCTGGGTCGAGACAAGCCCAAGAGTTAAGGGTGTCAAGTTCCCGCTGGTCGAGGATATAAACAAGCAGATATCCACTGCCTACGGCTTCCTTAACACGGCCACCGGCATGACAAGGAGAGGAACGGTCATAATAGACCCTGACGGAATAGTTCAGTACATATCAGTGTTTAACGATAGGCTTGGAAAGGACGTGCCGCATATCTACAACGCCTTCATTAACTTGAAGTACCTCTACGAGCACCCGCCAACACCAACGGAGTTCGACATAGTGAGCGCCAACAAGGGAGAGGGCTCCCAGGTACTCCACATAAGGATACCGGACAGCATAGGGAAGCTGTGA
- the mcm gene encoding minichromosome maintenance protein MCM, which translates to MSAAEQEQLSIGEKFKDFIRNFRSVEGLKYMDRLHRMINLDLGSLLVDFQDLYRYNTDLANMLIDEPQKVLKEFDEALLELVTGEDAEFAKRKGKLHVRVQGLYETTKIRDIKTQYMNKLIQVEGIITRMRPVRSKMIKAVYRHEKEGCNAEFQWPYEEDEYLEDKIDRPLQCPVCGEAGGRFVLLRDKSVYVDWQEITLQERPEDVPGGQMPRSVTVELTEDLVDMARPGDLVTVVGIVRPSPAAGNDKAPYFELKIEANSLRVSEKVLEEVAITRDDEEKILELSKDPWIREKIIASVAPTIYGHWDLKEAIALQLFGGVPKVAPDGTRIRGDIHVLFVGDPGVAKSQLLQSAARIAPRSVYTSGKGSTAAGLTAAVLKDPKTSEYFLEAGAMVLADGGLAVIDEFDKMRPEDRASIHEAMEQQSVSISKAGIVARLNARAAVLAAGNPKYGLYDPQRSFIDNVNLPPTVLSRFDLIFVVKDVMAMEHDRRLARYILDVHSDYSKYVPEIDPQLLKKYIIYAKRYSRPKLTEEAKSIIESFFVTMRSSASKYGNEGQTPVPVTARQLEALVRLSEAHARMALKDRVDAEDAEEAVRLMLSFLGSVGLDVESGFIDYSMIATGASFHTRKLMTVIVDTIKRLREDGRPCVKLDDIIKEVTSQTKAAPDKVEETIRAMNRQGQIAEIRSNCYKEV; encoded by the coding sequence TTGAGCGCCGCTGAGCAGGAGCAGCTGAGCATAGGGGAGAAGTTTAAGGACTTTATCAGGAACTTCAGAAGCGTCGAGGGCCTGAAGTACATGGACAGGCTGCACAGGATGATAAACCTTGACCTGGGCAGCCTGCTCGTTGACTTTCAGGACCTTTACAGGTACAACACGGACCTTGCCAACATGCTCATAGATGAGCCGCAGAAGGTGCTGAAGGAGTTCGACGAGGCCCTCCTGGAGCTTGTGACCGGCGAGGACGCGGAGTTTGCCAAGCGTAAAGGGAAGCTCCACGTGAGGGTGCAGGGGCTTTACGAGACCACCAAGATCAGGGACATCAAGACCCAGTATATGAACAAGCTGATTCAGGTGGAGGGCATAATAACCAGGATGAGGCCCGTCAGGAGCAAGATGATCAAGGCAGTCTACCGGCACGAAAAGGAGGGCTGCAACGCTGAGTTCCAGTGGCCCTATGAGGAGGACGAGTACCTCGAGGATAAGATAGATAGGCCTCTTCAGTGCCCGGTCTGCGGGGAGGCCGGCGGCAGGTTCGTGCTCCTGCGTGACAAGTCTGTCTATGTAGACTGGCAGGAGATAACGCTCCAGGAGAGGCCCGAGGACGTCCCAGGAGGTCAGATGCCAAGGAGCGTGACGGTGGAGCTTACGGAGGACCTAGTTGACATGGCTAGGCCAGGGGACCTGGTCACCGTGGTAGGCATAGTGAGGCCCAGCCCTGCAGCGGGAAACGACAAGGCGCCTTACTTTGAGCTGAAGATAGAGGCCAACAGCCTCAGGGTCTCCGAGAAGGTGCTCGAAGAGGTAGCTATAACTAGGGACGACGAGGAGAAGATACTTGAGCTCTCCAAGGACCCCTGGATAAGGGAGAAGATCATAGCGAGCGTAGCGCCCACAATATATGGCCACTGGGACCTCAAGGAGGCCATAGCGCTCCAGCTCTTCGGAGGGGTGCCCAAGGTAGCTCCTGACGGCACCAGGATAAGGGGCGACATACATGTACTGTTTGTCGGAGACCCAGGAGTCGCCAAGAGCCAGCTCCTGCAGTCGGCGGCCAGGATAGCCCCCAGGTCCGTCTACACCAGCGGCAAGGGCTCGACGGCCGCTGGGCTGACCGCCGCAGTCCTGAAGGATCCGAAGACCAGTGAGTACTTCCTGGAGGCGGGCGCCATGGTGTTAGCCGACGGGGGCCTTGCCGTGATAGACGAGTTTGATAAGATGAGGCCTGAGGACAGGGCCTCGATACATGAGGCCATGGAGCAGCAGTCGGTGAGCATATCAAAGGCAGGCATAGTGGCCAGGCTAAACGCCAGGGCCGCCGTCCTTGCAGCTGGCAACCCCAAGTATGGGCTTTACGATCCCCAGAGGAGCTTCATAGACAACGTCAACCTGCCGCCCACCGTGCTCTCAAGGTTCGACCTGATATTTGTAGTAAAGGACGTTATGGCCATGGAGCATGACAGGAGGCTGGCGAGGTACATACTGGACGTTCACAGCGACTATTCCAAGTATGTGCCTGAGATAGACCCGCAGCTACTTAAGAAGTACATAATATACGCCAAGAGGTACTCAAGGCCTAAGCTGACCGAGGAGGCAAAGTCTATAATAGAGTCGTTCTTCGTCACGATGAGGTCCTCCGCCTCAAAGTACGGCAACGAGGGCCAGACGCCCGTGCCGGTCACTGCAAGGCAGCTTGAGGCCCTCGTGAGGCTCTCGGAGGCCCATGCCAGGATGGCGCTCAAGGACAGGGTAGACGCCGAGGATGCCGAGGAGGCCGTGAGGCTTATGCTGTCGTTCCTAGGCAGCGTGGGCCTTGACGTGGAGTCCGGCTTCATAGATTACTCAATGATAGCGACTGGCGCCAGCTTCCACACCAGGAAGCTCATGACCGTCATAGTTGACACCATAAAGAGGCTCAGGGAGGACGGCAGGCCCTGCGTTAAGCTCGACGATATAATAAAGGAGGTCACGTCGCAGACGAAGGCCGCGCCAGACAAGGTCGAGGAGACCATAAGGGCCATGAACAGGCAGGGCCAGATAGCAGAAATTAGGTCCAACTGCTACAAGGAGGTTTAA
- a CDS encoding Mrp/NBP35 family ATP-binding protein — protein sequence MSLPQKSSPSAAPGGGQSYREIAERMKQVQEEQRLVVKRMKEIPYKVAILSSKGGVGKSFVTANLAMALATMGKVVGVLDADFHGPSMPMMLGLRNVRGLLAREDGSIVPAVNVYGVRLVSVGLMLPSDDAPVIWRGSIKTTAIRQLLAYTDWEGAQYLLIDLPPGTGDEQLTIAQTIPGLTGFLLVTIPSEVSKIVVKKAAAFAEKLNVPLLGIVENMSYFKCPDGSIQYIFGKGAAEEIAKEYNIPFLGQIPLDPHIREANDNGEPFFLEYPDSEAAKSFLDIAKKFIDVVEKGNRTQAQSS from the coding sequence ATGTCACTTCCCCAGAAGTCGTCGCCCTCAGCGGCGCCTGGAGGAGGCCAGAGCTACAGGGAGATCGCGGAGCGCATGAAGCAGGTCCAGGAGGAGCAGAGGCTTGTAGTTAAACGAATGAAGGAGATCCCTTACAAGGTAGCCATACTGAGCAGCAAGGGAGGCGTTGGAAAGTCATTCGTAACCGCCAATCTAGCCATGGCATTGGCAACCATGGGTAAAGTTGTTGGTGTCCTAGATGCGGACTTCCACGGTCCCAGCATGCCAATGATGTTGGGCCTGAGGAACGTCAGAGGCCTCCTGGCCAGGGAGGATGGTAGCATAGTTCCTGCGGTTAACGTATATGGCGTTAGGCTCGTCTCCGTGGGTCTCATGCTTCCGAGCGACGATGCCCCAGTGATCTGGAGGGGGAGCATAAAGACAACAGCAATAAGGCAGCTTTTGGCCTACACCGATTGGGAGGGAGCTCAGTACCTTCTCATAGACCTGCCGCCCGGCACGGGCGACGAGCAGCTCACCATAGCCCAAACTATACCTGGACTCACAGGCTTCCTGCTCGTCACGATACCCAGCGAGGTCTCTAAGATAGTTGTTAAGAAGGCTGCGGCGTTCGCTGAGAAGCTGAACGTGCCGCTGCTCGGCATCGTGGAGAACATGAGCTACTTCAAGTGCCCAGACGGCAGCATACAGTACATATTTGGCAAGGGAGCAGCCGAGGAGATAGCTAAGGAGTACAACATACCGTTCTTAGGGCAGATACCTCTGGACCCGCATATACGGGAAGCTAATGACAACGGGGAGCCGTTCTTCCTTGAGTACCCTGACTCGGAAGCCGCAAAGTCATTCCTAGACATAGCTAAGAAGTTCATAGATGTAGTCGAGAAGGGCAACAGGACTCAAGCACAGAGTTCTTAA
- a CDS encoding PadR family transcriptional regulator, producing the protein MKGGLLRGLATFMILAELAERPKCGYEIGKDISQKVGGKLPPGYVYVMLSMLEKKGLVESSPIGERKKEYRITEKGIDFLIEHEQHIDKVIALLREVEGVARSLRYSRLQKSGGLREGEPSQS; encoded by the coding sequence ATGAAAGGGGGTCTGCTGAGGGGGCTCGCCACATTTATGATATTAGCTGAGCTCGCCGAGAGGCCGAAGTGTGGCTACGAAATAGGCAAGGATATATCGCAGAAGGTGGGAGGCAAGCTTCCTCCTGGCTACGTATACGTGATGCTCAGCATGCTGGAGAAAAAAGGCCTCGTGGAGAGCAGCCCCATAGGCGAGAGGAAGAAGGAGTACAGGATAACGGAGAAGGGAATAGACTTCCTCATAGAACATGAGCAACACATAGATAAAGTAATAGCGCTGCTGAGGGAGGTAGAGGGCGTTGCCAGGTCGCTGAGGTACTCAAGGCTCCAGAAAAGCGGTGGGCTGCGCGAGGGCGAGCCTAGCCAAAGCTAA
- a CDS encoding replication factor C small subunit, which produces MSTAIEELLWTEKYRPRSLKEIVNQKEIVERLSKFVAEKNMPHLLFAGPPGTGKTTAAHALAHDLYGDNYTQYMLELNASDERGIDTIREKVKEFARSKTPPDIPFKIVLLDEADNMTADAQQALRRLMELYSANTRFILAANFPSKIIDPIQSRCAFFRFTPLGKDDVVGRLRYIAEKENVKYDEDALEAIYDISEGDMRKAINILQTAASLGKVDVDSVYKVVGMARPKDIREMVEEALKGDFTGARELLRKVMIEYGLSGEDVVRQIHRELFSNDLKIPEELRVMIADYLGEIHYRIVEGSDDDIQLSAFLAWLAMMSKRVGAATT; this is translated from the coding sequence TTGAGCACAGCCATAGAGGAGCTTCTGTGGACTGAGAAGTACAGGCCTAGGAGCCTGAAGGAGATAGTGAACCAGAAGGAGATAGTTGAAAGGCTCTCCAAGTTCGTCGCGGAGAAGAACATGCCCCACCTGCTCTTCGCCGGCCCGCCGGGCACCGGGAAGACCACCGCGGCCCATGCGCTAGCGCATGACCTCTACGGCGACAACTACACTCAGTACATGCTGGAGCTGAACGCCAGCGACGAGAGGGGAATAGACACTATAAGGGAGAAGGTAAAGGAGTTCGCCAGGAGCAAGACCCCGCCAGACATACCGTTCAAGATAGTGCTCCTTGACGAGGCTGACAACATGACAGCTGACGCGCAGCAGGCCCTCAGGAGGCTCATGGAACTCTACAGCGCCAACACAAGGTTCATACTCGCCGCCAACTTCCCGTCAAAGATAATAGATCCCATACAGAGCAGGTGCGCATTCTTCAGGTTCACCCCGCTCGGCAAGGATGATGTGGTGGGAAGGCTCAGGTATATAGCGGAAAAGGAGAACGTCAAATACGACGAAGACGCGCTGGAGGCCATCTACGACATATCTGAGGGTGACATGAGGAAGGCAATAAACATACTTCAGACGGCGGCCTCCTTAGGCAAGGTCGACGTTGACTCCGTATATAAAGTAGTTGGTATGGCGAGGCCTAAGGACATAAGGGAGATGGTCGAGGAGGCGCTTAAGGGCGACTTCACGGGCGCCAGGGAGCTCCTCAGGAAGGTGATGATAGAGTACGGCCTCAGCGGCGAGGACGTCGTTAGGCAGATACACCGTGAGCTTTTCAGCAACGACCTCAAGATACCCGAGGAGCTCAGGGTTATGATAGCTGACTACCTCGGGGAAATTCACTACAGGATAGTAGAGGGGAGCGATGACGACATACAGCTCAGCGCGTTCCTGGCTTGGCTGGCAATGATGAGCAAGCGGGTGGGGGCCGCAACGACATGA
- a CDS encoding mandelate racemase/muconate lactonizing enzyme family protein, with amino-acid sequence MKELRITKVTSFTVQANFEWTFVRVYSGDLYGTGEAGPTPGASAIANTLGSVIVGEDTFKVNRILQKLRWATLYAGTSAYHIISAIDMAIYDLIGKYLNLPVYALLGGDRTEIPVYVDAHGGKGLEAMNSALMPVEPPWISQANVEKGRIKEPSPVHGRLTAEAWTSDYTPEAYASRARELKAEGWKAIKFDLDVPTPHSDPVRLRSGRLSQAEVQYLAALAEAVRDAVGYDVDIMFDLHWRYDLNTGIALCRALESVKPRWVEDPTPAVTTLTNLDELRMITSRCNVPIEVGENLYTYYQFKDLLGTGVSVWAPDPAKAGGITELRRIEELASLYDIEVSPHNIGSPIATMAAAHAASVSNTFGALEFHGHDLPFWNDLVKSKKRIIDASRSAIVLTDEPGLGVELDEEVAARLWPGFEL; translated from the coding sequence TTGAAAGAGCTCAGGATAACAAAGGTAACCTCGTTTACTGTGCAGGCAAACTTTGAGTGGACCTTTGTAAGGGTCTACTCCGGGGACCTTTACGGCACCGGGGAGGCGGGCCCTACGCCTGGCGCCTCGGCGATAGCTAATACGCTCGGCAGCGTAATAGTTGGCGAGGACACATTTAAAGTAAACAGGATCCTCCAGAAACTTAGGTGGGCCACGCTCTACGCCGGCACGTCAGCATATCACATAATATCAGCCATAGATATGGCCATCTACGACCTAATTGGCAAGTACCTCAACCTGCCGGTCTATGCCCTGCTTGGCGGCGATAGGACAGAGATACCAGTGTACGTGGATGCTCACGGAGGCAAGGGCCTTGAGGCCATGAACTCAGCGCTCATGCCTGTTGAGCCCCCATGGATTTCGCAGGCCAATGTGGAGAAGGGCAGGATAAAGGAGCCAAGCCCGGTTCACGGCAGGCTCACCGCTGAGGCGTGGACTTCAGACTACACTCCTGAGGCTTACGCGTCAAGAGCAAGAGAGCTGAAGGCGGAGGGCTGGAAGGCCATAAAGTTTGACCTGGACGTGCCGACGCCCCACTCAGACCCTGTCAGACTAAGGAGCGGAAGGCTCAGCCAAGCCGAGGTACAGTACCTTGCGGCGCTGGCCGAGGCCGTCAGGGACGCCGTGGGTTACGACGTAGATATCATGTTTGACCTTCACTGGCGTTACGACCTCAACACGGGCATCGCCCTGTGCAGGGCTCTTGAAAGCGTTAAGCCCAGGTGGGTCGAGGACCCGACGCCGGCGGTCACCACGTTAACTAACCTTGACGAGCTAAGGATGATCACCTCCCGCTGCAACGTCCCCATAGAGGTTGGGGAGAACCTCTACACGTACTACCAGTTCAAGGACCTTCTCGGCACAGGGGTCAGCGTGTGGGCCCCTGACCCAGCTAAAGCCGGAGGTATAACGGAGCTGCGGAGGATAGAGGAGCTGGCGTCGCTCTATGATATAGAGGTCTCACCTCATAACATAGGCTCCCCCATAGCAACTATGGCCGCGGCCCACGCAGCGTCCGTTAGTAACACCTTTGGGGCTCTTGAGTTTCATGGACATGACTTGCCGTTCTGGAACGACCTAGTCAAGAGCAAGAAGAGGATAATAGATGCCAGTAGGAGCGCCATAGTTTTGACTGACGAGCCGGGCCTCGGTGTAGAACTCGACGAGGAAGTCGCCGCAAGGCTGTGGCCTGGGTTCGAGCTCTAG
- a CDS encoding M20 family metallopeptidase, with the protein MNVESLSMRLAKLTSDMIRIDTSNPPGHTREFVNFLVDYLQLQGFSPDTVEIAEGKPNLIVKVGSGSPTLILNGHMDVVPAGDKGKWTKADPFSGEIKDDKVYGRGATDMKGGLAVIVALFSDVAKLIEDRGAGSLTLVASADEEVGGANGLGALVSRKVVTGDAAIIAEPSGVETISIGEKGLCQISLTVKGRSAHGSMPILGDNAITKSLDVIELLSQAIDSYNSKIEPPKDLEEMLESSIDVLVEEASKSQVKISRSEAEYVLKKITFNPGVMHCGTKINVVPDRCDVEIDTRLPLGVKGGGERTACELLLEDIRSILLENLPPDSFELGILNSSEPNYTDPNSGIVKVISNSIERVLGVKPKYRIETGATDGRYLRYVGVPVAIYGPGEPFLAHAYNEYVKIEDLEKAYKVLRDAVLSFFNVSE; encoded by the coding sequence ATGAACGTAGAAAGCCTTAGCATGAGGTTAGCGAAGCTAACCTCTGACATGATAAGAATTGACACCTCCAACCCTCCTGGCCACACGAGGGAGTTCGTGAACTTCCTTGTAGACTACCTGCAGCTTCAGGGCTTCAGCCCTGATACTGTTGAGATAGCTGAAGGCAAGCCAAACCTAATAGTTAAGGTTGGCTCGGGGTCGCCGACGCTGATACTCAACGGCCACATGGACGTGGTGCCTGCTGGCGACAAGGGGAAGTGGACCAAGGCCGACCCCTTCTCCGGGGAGATCAAGGACGACAAGGTTTACGGGAGGGGCGCCACTGACATGAAGGGCGGACTGGCTGTAATAGTAGCACTATTCTCTGATGTGGCAAAACTTATAGAGGACAGGGGAGCGGGCTCCCTTACGTTAGTGGCCAGCGCTGACGAAGAGGTTGGAGGCGCCAATGGACTGGGGGCCCTCGTCTCCAGAAAAGTTGTCACGGGGGACGCAGCGATAATAGCTGAGCCGTCAGGCGTCGAGACGATCTCCATAGGAGAGAAGGGGCTCTGTCAAATATCGCTGACAGTTAAGGGCAGGTCCGCCCATGGTAGCATGCCCATCCTTGGCGATAACGCCATAACAAAGTCGCTTGACGTCATAGAGCTGCTTTCACAGGCCATAGACTCCTACAATTCTAAGATAGAGCCGCCTAAGGATCTTGAGGAAATGCTTGAGAGCTCTATAGACGTCCTGGTTGAGGAGGCCAGCAAGTCACAAGTTAAGATATCAAGGAGCGAGGCGGAGTACGTGCTTAAGAAGATAACCTTCAACCCAGGCGTCATGCACTGCGGCACAAAGATCAATGTAGTGCCCGACAGGTGTGACGTTGAAATAGATACAAGGCTGCCGCTTGGGGTCAAGGGCGGCGGCGAGCGCACGGCCTGTGAGCTCCTGCTCGAGGACATAAGAAGCATACTCCTGGAAAACCTGCCGCCTGACAGCTTTGAGCTCGGAATTCTTAACAGCAGCGAGCCTAACTACACGGATCCTAACAGCGGCATAGTTAAGGTAATCTCTAATTCTATTGAAAGGGTCCTTGGCGTTAAGCCTAAGTACCGCATAGAGACAGGCGCCACCGACGGCCGCTATTTGAGGTATGTCGGCGTGCCTGTGGCGATCTACGGCCCTGGCGAGCCGTTCTTAGCGCACGCCTATAATGAATACGTAAAGATCGAAGATTTAGAGAAGGCCTATAAGGTCCTCAGGGATGCCGTGCTATCATTTTTCAACGTGAGCGAGTGA
- a CDS encoding class I adenylate-forming enzyme family protein codes for MEKIWIRLFEGGLPELEPVEEPIHSLLDNVWRGHEGECAALQLETGSCYTWGALRRASAKVAGFLRSLGVNEGDQVLFAANNRIEALAGLLGIWRSSAISVLVDPLTISEDLYEQLRGRGIKVGVVSQQFYEREQKTMARAGVEEVLVVDGQPKEGEVKVHTMSDVIRSDEIYGDDVKSSSRSLVMYYAGIAGRTMQVYHTHRALSTAVKALADSMKLDFRPVSIVVAPMTHVLGLQVSTLTPLYLRGSVVLMQRWSDVAALEAIRIYGINFISGAPTMHDSLVEAAKSRGAPPGVRLGLSGGAPLRPETQEGFRSAFGAPLVQFYGMTESWVLTYQPTTVGEVKGTVGAPIAGVDIMIVNPDNPTEEKGPGETGELLAKAPWLMEAYEDPEETSKAFYNGWLRTGDLMSIDERGLLYFRGVRKRMIKYKAYPIFPRDLEAVLMRHPDVQQAYVYGERDPAVGEKPVAKVVLRPGASVTEKDLLDFVNSQVAFYKKLHKIYFVDKL; via the coding sequence GTGGAAAAGATATGGATAAGGCTCTTTGAGGGAGGCCTTCCCGAGCTGGAGCCTGTAGAGGAGCCTATACACTCGCTCCTTGACAATGTGTGGAGAGGCCACGAGGGCGAGTGCGCCGCCCTGCAGCTTGAGACGGGCTCCTGCTACACGTGGGGGGCCCTCAGGAGAGCCTCAGCTAAGGTCGCAGGCTTTCTGAGGTCGCTTGGCGTTAATGAAGGGGATCAGGTGCTCTTCGCGGCGAATAATAGGATAGAGGCTTTAGCGGGCCTGCTCGGGATATGGAGGTCTAGCGCCATTTCTGTGCTAGTCGACCCCTTGACTATATCTGAAGACCTTTATGAGCAGCTGAGGGGCAGGGGAATTAAGGTTGGTGTGGTCTCGCAACAATTCTATGAAAGGGAGCAGAAGACTATGGCCAGGGCAGGCGTCGAAGAGGTGCTTGTAGTTGATGGGCAGCCTAAGGAGGGCGAGGTCAAAGTGCACACCATGAGCGACGTTATAAGGAGTGACGAGATCTACGGCGATGACGTGAAGTCCAGCTCAAGATCTTTAGTGATGTATTACGCAGGCATCGCAGGACGTACAATGCAGGTCTATCACACTCACCGCGCCCTCTCAACAGCGGTCAAGGCCCTGGCCGACTCGATGAAGCTGGACTTCAGGCCAGTGTCCATCGTAGTGGCGCCTATGACCCACGTGCTGGGCCTTCAGGTCAGCACGCTGACGCCCCTTTACCTCAGGGGCTCCGTTGTCCTTATGCAGAGGTGGAGCGACGTTGCAGCGCTAGAGGCCATAAGGATTTACGGCATAAACTTCATATCGGGAGCCCCCACAATGCATGACTCCTTGGTAGAGGCTGCGAAGAGTCGCGGCGCTCCCCCTGGCGTGAGGCTCGGGCTCTCGGGCGGCGCTCCCCTAAGGCCTGAGACTCAGGAGGGTTTCCGCAGCGCCTTCGGCGCTCCGCTCGTGCAGTTCTACGGAATGACGGAGTCCTGGGTCCTCACCTATCAGCCTACCACTGTCGGGGAGGTCAAAGGTACCGTGGGCGCCCCCATAGCAGGCGTTGACATAATGATAGTGAACCCCGACAACCCGACCGAGGAGAAGGGCCCAGGAGAGACAGGGGAGCTGCTGGCCAAGGCGCCATGGCTGATGGAGGCCTACGAGGACCCTGAGGAGACGAGCAAAGCGTTCTACAACGGGTGGCTAAGGACAGGGGACCTTATGAGCATTGACGAGAGGGGGCTGCTTTACTTCAGGGGCGTGAGGAAAAGGATGATAAAGTATAAGGCTTACCCTATATTTCCAAGAGATCTTGAGGCGGTTCTCATGAGGCACCCAGACGTCCAGCAGGCATATGTCTATGGAGAGAGGGACCCAGCGGTTGGCGAGAAGCCTGTGGCCAAGGTCGTTCTCAGGCCCGGCGCAAGCGTCACGGAGAAGGACCTTCTGGACTTTGTTAACAGTCAAGTGGCGTTCTACAAGAAGTTGCATAAGATATACTTTGTAGATAAGCTATAA